The window GGCTGCAGCTACTCCACCGATCAGGCGGGCATGTTCCTTTGGGCCAAAGCACCCGATAGGATAGCAGATGTGCCTGGCTGGCTGGATGAAATTCTCTATGCCACCCACGTTTTTCTTACCCCAGGTTTTATTTTCGGTGATGCCGGGCAGCGTTATGTGCGCCTGTCGCTCTGCAGCCCCATGCCTGCGCTGGAGGAGGCAAAGGCCAGAATTACGGCCCATTTAAAGACCTCTTCAAAAATTACACGTTAACAATTACTCCTTTAAAAGATATTTATATATCGCCACTAGTAGATGAAACGCATAACGATTGTTGGTCTGGGCCTGATTGGAGGATCAGTTGCAAAAGAAATAGCCCAGGTAAAAAGTGGGCTGGACCTGATAGGGGTAGAGGCTAACCCTGCTCATGCCGAAGAAGCGCTCTCTCTGGGACTGGTCCATAAAGTGCTCCCCCTGCAGGAGGCGGTGCGGCAGTCTGATGTGGTGGTGCTGGCCATACCGGTTAATGCCATTACCAGAATTCTGCCGGAGATGCTGGACATTCTGGCACCGGAAGCAGTGGTGATTGACCTGGGCTCCACCAAAAGCCAGCTTTGTGCAGCAGTAAAAGAACATCCGAAGCGGGGGCAGTACGTAGCGGCACATCCCATTGCCGGTACGGAAAATACCGGCCCGAAAGCAGCATTTGTAGGCTTGTTCAGGGGAAAAATCAATATTATCTGTGAGCAGGAAAAATCATCTCCCCAGGCACTTGCCATCGCGGCAGAGCTTTTTGATATCCTGGGCATGAACACCACCTACATGAGCCCGGAGCAGCACGACCGGCAGCTGGCTTATACCTCGCACCTCTCGCACGTAAGTGCGTTTATGCTAAGCACCACAGTAATGAAAAAAGGAGAGGAAGAAGAAGACCTATTTGCCCTGGCAGGTAGTGGTTTTGCATCTGCCGTTCGCCTGGCAAAAAGCTCGCCTGCCATGTGGGCGCCTATTGCCGAGCAGAATGTGGAGTACCTGAACCAGGCCTTAAGCGAATACATTGCCCAGTTGCAGCGCTTTCAGCGCCACCTGCAAAATAAAGATATTCCCGGGCTTTTTGAGCTTATGAAAGAAGCTAACAACATCAGTCCCCTGCTGGACAGAATCTCCAAAAGCCATCCAATTAAGTAGTTCCAAAGTGACATATTGAATCCCCGGAGATTTTAAATTTTCGGGGAATGGCTGCAAATACCATTTTCATAAAACATTCCTGTTCCTGCGGAGTAAAGATGTATGCCAGGCAATTTTTTGGGAGTTTACGGTTCCCTAAGCCGGGTGCTTTTCAAATAATAATCTGATATACCCATGATTAAGATAGGATACCACGCATCGCACGAACAGTTTAGTCCCAGCTATCTGCTGAAAATGGTGATAATGGCAGAACAGGCCGGTTTCAAAGCAGCACTTTCTTCAGACCATATCCATCCCTGGAGCGAAAAGCAGGGCGAATCTGCTTTTGCCTGGAGCTGGCTGGGAGCTGCTATGCAGGCAACTTCCCTGGAGTATGGTGTGGTTAATGCACCGGGTCAGCGCTACCATCCGGCCATCATTGCCCAGGCTGCTGCCACCCTGGAGGAGATGTTCCCTAACCGTTTCTGGCTTTGCCAGGGGAGCGGACAGGCCCTGAACGAGGCCATCACCGGCGACAAATGGCCAACCAAAGAAGAGCGTAATGCACGTTTGCTGGAATGTGTGGAAATTACCCGGGCCCTGTGGCGGGGTGAGCGTGTGAGTCATTATGGCTTTGTAACCGTAGAAGAATCACAGCTGTACACCCTGCCCAAAACACCGCCTGCCGTAATAGGAGCCGCCATTACCCCAAAAACCGCCGCCTGGATGGGAGACTGGACCGATGGCCTTATTACCATTTCCAAACCTAAAGAAGAGCTACAGAAGGTAGTAGATGCTTACAGAAGCAACGGGGGTGAAGATAAACCCATGATCCTGAAGCTGCATATGTCCTATCACGCCGATGAGCAGAAAGCCAGGAGCGGTGCTTTTGAACAATGGAAAACAAATATACTGGGCGATAAACTGCAGGCCGACCTGAAATCTCCTGAACAGTTAGAACAGGCAGCAAAATATGTACGGCCTGAAGATGTGGAGCAGCACGTGCACATCACCTCCAGCCCAGGTAAAATTGTAGAACTGGTTAATATGTATGCAGAAATGGGCTTTGAAAAAATTATTCTGCATAATGTAAACCTGGAACAGGAACAGTTTATCCGGGCCTTTGGAGAAAAAATTCAGCCTCAGCTAAAGGGCCTGACACAGGCTTAAACCGGTGGCGGTTACCTGATTGAGGGCAAATTATGTACCAGAAGCCACATTCTGCAGGACAAGCGAACTGGAGCAGGTAGCCTGTTGTTAATGGGTTAATGTGCCACACAGGTTTTTCAGCCTGCTGGCCCTTTTCTCCCATTAGCAGTACATGAGATTGATCTTAGCCTATATTCTTTACCTGCAGCGGCTTGTAGGGCCTGTCTGGAAGAGCACCTTGTTCCAAAAAACAATACTTTCTCTCCTGGCCAGCTCTGTCATGCTGCTTTTTCTGGCGGCTGCCCCGGTTAACACCAGCACAAACCCCATTGCCCTGCAGCCGGAAAGCCTGTCTATTACTCCTAAAGAGTTTTATATTACCGAGGTGTTAGATGAGCGGGAAAATCAGAAAGCAGTCGCCTGGTTGCTTCCCCTGACCAATACACTAAATCCTGCAGCCAAAGCACAGCCTGTTGATCTGCAGGGTGGAGGCGGGCATGCCATCAGGCAGTTTATTCATCAAAGCCTGCCGGTAAACCGGCAGCTGCGCCCCATTGTGGTGCGCATTCATGATTATAAGGTAACAGAAAAACCAGGTACCGATGGCAGAGTAGAGGGCAGGGTACAGTTATCCATGTCTTTCGATCTGCTGCGCGATGGTGAGTATGTGTACCTGACAGATTATGAAGGTGCCGTGCGCTACAACAGAGCCCCCAGCCAGCATACCGTGGTAGAACCTGCCCTTAGACGTGCTTTAGCCAGTGGCATTAAATTCCTGAATGAGTGGATGGATACAGAGGCCAGTAAAAATGAAAAACTGGCGCTGGGTGTAAAAGTATTTTTCAATGATTATGTTCAGCACAACAGGGCTGATACTGTTTTCTATGATCCTAAGCGCCCTCTTCGCTGGGAAGATTTTACAGGCAGGCCTGTGGGTAGTAAATACGCAGCGCAGGTTTTTCCAAGTTTTGGGTATGGAGGTCCCACTGAGGTGATTGAGGGATACATTCACCTGAACCTGAACATGAAGGTGTATGTGCTGAAGGAAAATTCCTGGGTAAGAGCAGGATCAAACAACGACTACGCCCTCAACCATGAACAGCGGCACTTCGATATTGTCAAGCTGGTAGTAGAACGTTTTCAGAAAAGAATAGCTGCTAAAAAACTACCGGTAGTGGATTATGGCGGTATTATCGCCTATGAATACATTGAGTCGTTCCGGGAGATGAACCGCCTGCAGAATCAGTATGATACAGAAACACAGCATGGCATAAACCATCTGGCACAGGAACGCTGGAACGCCCGCATCGAAAAAGAACTCCAGGAGATTGGGGTGAAGTAACAGGTATCGGGTGTCGGGTATCAGGAACAGCGCCACTGCTGTAAAAAGAGGTCAGCTGCCAACAGCAAACAACGTACATAAATTTGAATCCTAATGCTTTAAGTAGAGATAGCCGTCAGTTGAGTATAGGATATGGTAATGCCTGCCGCCTCTTCTATATGGCAAGGGTTCGTTAACCCCAAACCTGATACCTCAAGCTCACTTCCTCCTGTAAAAGTAAAGATTCACCATAGTGCCCATGCCTTTTTCACTGAGGGTAAAGAAGCCTTTGTTGTCGTTGGAAAAGGTAACGGCTTCTCCCTGTGGCTCCAGCACATAGGCCAGGCTGGTGAAAGATTTTTTCAGCGCTTCTTCCAGTGGCT of the Flammeovirgaceae bacterium 311 genome contains:
- a CDS encoding prephenate dehydrogenase (COG0287 Prephenate dehydrogenase) produces the protein MKRITIVGLGLIGGSVAKEIAQVKSGLDLIGVEANPAHAEEALSLGLVHKVLPLQEAVRQSDVVVLAIPVNAITRILPEMLDILAPEAVVIDLGSTKSQLCAAVKEHPKRGQYVAAHPIAGTENTGPKAAFVGLFRGKINIICEQEKSSPQALAIAAELFDILGMNTTYMSPEQHDRQLAYTSHLSHVSAFMLSTTVMKKGEEEEDLFALAGSGFASAVRLAKSSPAMWAPIAEQNVEYLNQALSEYIAQLQRFQRHLQNKDIPGLFELMKEANNISPLLDRISKSHPIK
- a CDS encoding F420-dependent oxidoreductase (COG2141 Coenzyme F420-dependent N5,N10-methylene tetrahydromethanopterin reductase and related flavin-dependent oxidoreductases); amino-acid sequence: MIKIGYHASHEQFSPSYLLKMVIMAEQAGFKAALSSDHIHPWSEKQGESAFAWSWLGAAMQATSLEYGVVNAPGQRYHPAIIAQAAATLEEMFPNRFWLCQGSGQALNEAITGDKWPTKEERNARLLECVEITRALWRGERVSHYGFVTVEESQLYTLPKTPPAVIGAAITPKTAAWMGDWTDGLITISKPKEELQKVVDAYRSNGGEDKPMILKLHMSYHADEQKARSGAFEQWKTNILGDKLQADLKSPEQLEQAAKYVRPEDVEQHVHITSSPGKIVELVNMYAEMGFEKIILHNVNLEQEQFIRAFGEKIQPQLKGLTQA